In a genomic window of Carassius gibelio isolate Cgi1373 ecotype wild population from Czech Republic chromosome A3, carGib1.2-hapl.c, whole genome shotgun sequence:
- the LOC127946160 gene encoding dynein axonemal light chain 4, producing the protein MGETVDGKKEDADYKRLQSFPLIRHTDMPEEMRVETMELCVTACEKFASNNESAAKMIKECMDKKFGSSWHVVIGEGFGFEVSHEVRNLLYMFFGGSLAVCVWKCS; encoded by the exons ATGGGAGAAACCGTTGATGGTAAAAAAGAGGATGCCGACTACAAAAGACTACAAAGCTTTCCTCTCATCAGG CACACAGATATGCCAGAGGAGATGCGCGTGGAGACGATGGAGCTTTGTGTCACAGCCTGCGAGAAATTTGCCTCCAACAATGAG AGTGCTGCCAAGATGATCAAGGAGTGCATGGATAAGAAGTTTGGCAGCTCGTGGCATGTGGTGATCGGTGAGGGGTTTGGATTCGAGGTGAGCCATGAAGTCAGGAACCTGCTCTACATGTTCTTTGGGGGAAGTCTGGCTGTGTGTGTTTGGAAATGCtcctga